One window of the Bacteroidota bacterium genome contains the following:
- a CDS encoding flavodoxin domain-containing protein, which produces MKKRDFLKTGLLTIGALLIPRKTRALEYYPTTPNVEWAILYGTWCGTSRDAGVWISEGMNGIAQVYDVREKPDLSKYKYIVVGGSIRSGETPKELQEYLTKHKESLKNKIKGFFAVCGNMRQPVTQKQYQAFFDNHLCKLTGISQIPSKVFLGRITWGLMEPEVRRKMKAMTNMEEYDNLKRSECMDFGREILQTMK; this is translated from the coding sequence ATGAAAAAACGGGATTTCCTTAAGACGGGACTGCTAACAATTGGGGCATTACTAATTCCCCGGAAAACAAGGGCTCTGGAATATTATCCCACAACCCCAAATGTAGAATGGGCCATACTGTATGGTACCTGGTGTGGTACCTCACGTGATGCAGGCGTCTGGATTTCTGAAGGAATGAATGGCATTGCCCAGGTATATGATGTTCGCGAGAAACCCGACTTGTCGAAATATAAATATATCGTAGTTGGTGGTTCCATACGAAGCGGAGAAACGCCAAAAGAATTACAGGAGTATTTGACCAAACATAAAGAAAGTCTGAAAAATAAAATAAAAGGATTCTTTGCTGTGTGTGGGAATATGAGACAGCCAGTTACACAAAAGCAGTATCAGGCATTTTTTGATAACCATCTTTGTAAATTGACCGGTATTTCACAAATTCCTTCCAAAGTATTTCTGGGGCGCATTACCTGGGGACTTATGGAACCTGAAGTCCGGAGAAAAATGAAAGCCATGACCAATATGGAAGAATATGATAACCTTAAACGCAGTGAATGCATGGATTTTGGCCGTGAAATTTTACAGACAATGAAATAA
- a CDS encoding alpha-glucuronidase, producing the protein MKDIFYVFILILLALDLKAEDGHSLWLRNKSTGSVNVLCAKQSSTLTIAKQELLQGWQGKSGESVSLMVKRDKEIKGDGFKFSSKSIQANTDLGILYGVYELLRRQQTGQTIKEEICNPSYQIRVLNHWDNPDGTIERGYAGHSIFWRKGENSLAVTDQDKNLWKEYARANASIGINGAVLNNVNASPLILTKEYLERVRAIAEVLRPYGIKTYLSVKFSSPSLIGGLKTSDPLDPSVIKWWKEKVKEIYSMIPDFGGFLVKASSEGQPGPQDYGRTHADGANVIADALKPFGGIVMWRAFVYNPNDKDRAKQAYTEFMPLDGKFHNNVIIQVKNGPIDFQPREPFSPLFGAMKKTSVMPEFQITQEYLGQSVHLVFLSTMWEECLKSDTYQEGAGSTVARCTDGSIYQQKYTAIAGVANIGLDANWCGHVFAQANWYAFGRLAWNNKLTSGQIADEWIKLTFHQASKENNEQLTFSADWINNFLLPVKQMMLQSREAAVNYMMPLGFHHIFSANEHYGPGPWWAPQGVRQDWTPPYYHKADTLGVGFDRARTGSDAVSQYHEPLCSQFNDLKTCPEIYLLWFHHVPWNYKMQSGRTLWEEICFHYDMGLQQVRQFQKIWDKVRPYVDDECFNQVQSKLRNQCRNAQVWKDACLLYFQQFSRQPIPYEIERPVYDLKELIKNDMKRPVNEKI; encoded by the coding sequence ATGAAAGATATTTTTTATGTATTTATTTTGATTTTATTGGCTTTGGATCTGAAAGCAGAAGACGGGCATAGTCTTTGGCTTAGAAATAAAAGTACAGGGTCAGTGAATGTCCTTTGCGCTAAGCAGTCTTCCACCTTGACAATTGCTAAACAGGAACTGCTTCAGGGTTGGCAGGGAAAATCAGGTGAATCTGTTTCCCTGATGGTTAAGCGCGATAAAGAAATCAAGGGTGATGGTTTTAAATTTTCTTCAAAAAGCATTCAGGCAAATACGGATCTTGGAATTTTATATGGCGTTTATGAGCTCCTGCGCCGGCAGCAAACCGGACAAACCATAAAAGAAGAAATTTGTAATCCTTCTTACCAGATCCGTGTTTTAAACCATTGGGATAATCCTGATGGTACTATAGAAAGGGGCTATGCCGGTCATTCCATATTTTGGCGAAAAGGTGAGAATTCTTTGGCTGTTACTGATCAGGATAAAAATTTATGGAAGGAATACGCCAGGGCAAATGCTTCTATAGGAATAAACGGTGCGGTTCTTAATAATGTGAATGCTTCGCCATTAATACTGACTAAGGAATATCTGGAAAGGGTAAGGGCAATTGCCGAAGTACTGCGGCCCTATGGAATTAAGACCTATCTGTCAGTGAAATTTTCATCTCCCTCATTAATCGGCGGCTTAAAAACTTCTGACCCTTTGGATCCTTCAGTAATCAAATGGTGGAAAGAAAAGGTTAAAGAAATTTACAGCATGATTCCTGATTTTGGCGGTTTCCTGGTTAAAGCCAGCAGCGAAGGACAGCCCGGGCCTCAGGATTATGGCCGTACACATGCTGATGGTGCCAATGTGATTGCCGATGCCCTCAAACCATTCGGGGGAATTGTCATGTGGCGTGCTTTTGTATATAATCCGAATGACAAGGACAGGGCAAAACAGGCCTATACGGAATTTATGCCTTTGGATGGCAAGTTCCACAATAACGTAATCATACAGGTGAAAAACGGGCCTATTGACTTTCAGCCCCGTGAACCTTTCAGCCCTTTATTCGGTGCTATGAAAAAGACTTCTGTCATGCCCGAATTTCAGATCACCCAGGAATACCTGGGACAATCCGTTCACCTCGTTTTTCTGTCAACAATGTGGGAAGAATGCCTTAAAAGTGATACATACCAGGAAGGAGCGGGGAGTACAGTAGCCCGTTGCACAGACGGAAGCATTTACCAGCAGAAATATACCGCCATTGCCGGTGTGGCTAATATCGGACTGGATGCCAACTGGTGCGGACATGTTTTTGCACAGGCAAACTGGTATGCTTTTGGACGTTTGGCATGGAACAACAAACTTACAAGTGGACAAATTGCCGACGAGTGGATTAAACTTACCTTTCACCAGGCTTCTAAAGAGAATAACGAACAGCTAACCTTTTCTGCTGATTGGATAAATAATTTCCTTTTACCTGTGAAACAAATGATGCTGCAAAGCCGTGAAGCAGCAGTCAATTATATGATGCCTCTCGGATTTCATCATATTTTTTCAGCAAATGAACATTATGGGCCTGGTCCCTGGTGGGCTCCCCAAGGTGTCCGGCAGGATTGGACACCGCCATATTATCATAAAGCAGATACCCTTGGAGTTGGATTCGACCGTGCACGGACGGGTAGTGATGCTGTAAGCCAGTACCATGAACCTCTTTGTTCTCAATTTAATGACTTGAAAACTTGTCCTGAAATTTACTTGTTGTGGTTTCATCATGTTCCGTGGAATTATAAAATGCAAAGCGGGCGCACTTTATGGGAGGAAATTTGTTTTCACTATGATATGGGTTTGCAGCAAGTTCGACAGTTTCAGAAGATCTGGGATAAGGTTCGGCCTTATGTGGATGATGAATGCTTTAACCAGGTTCAAAGCAAGTTACGCAACCAGTGCCGTAATGCGCAGGTTTGGAAAGATGCCTGCCTGCTCTATTTTCAGCAGTTCAGCCGTCAACCAATACCTTATGAAATTGAACGTCCGGTATATGACCTTAAGGAACTGATCAAAAATGATATGAAAAGGCCTGTTAATGAAAAAATATAA
- a CDS encoding glycoside hydrolase: FAWFGKDKKWQEDYARHIGNFFRSKGIDTFEDQFNLDGSRPDYILQAGNYRKLRHSLGIVATVAATTLVFDENKKMEFIHALWNAKLEPYSDGYFDPYYDGLLYLFSLMHVSGKYQVIKPA; encoded by the coding sequence TTTTGCCTGGTTTGGCAAGGACAAAAAGTGGCAGGAAGATTATGCCCGACATATTGGAAATTTTTTCCGTTCAAAAGGTATTGATACTTTTGAGGATCAATTTAACTTGGATGGTTCCAGGCCCGATTATATCCTTCAGGCTGGAAATTACCGTAAATTGAGGCATTCTCTGGGAATAGTGGCTACTGTAGCTGCAACCACTCTTGTCTTTGACGAGAATAAAAAAATGGAGTTTATCCATGCTCTTTGGAATGCAAAACTCGAACCATATAGCGATGGCTATTTTGATCCTTATTATGATGGCTTGTTATACTTATTTAGCCTTATGCATGTAAGCGGGAAATATCAGGTCATTAAACCGGCTTAA